A genomic stretch from Sander vitreus isolate 19-12246 chromosome 17, sanVit1, whole genome shotgun sequence includes:
- the opn3 gene encoding opsin-3 isoform X2: MTLSALAYERYIRVVHAQVVDFPWAWRAIAHIWLYSLAWTGAPLLGWNHYTLEIHQLGCSLDWASKDPNDASFILFFLLACFFVPVGIMIYCYGNILYAVQMLRSIQDLQTVQIIKILRYEKKVAAMFLLMISCFLVCWTPYAIVSMFQAFGRKNVVSPTVAIIPSFFAKSSTTYNPLIYVFMSRKFRRCLLQLICSRHTWLQRGLKERPLAPVQRPIRPIVMSGSCSSRHRPKKRVTFSSSSIVFIITSNDFHHLDVTSKASESTEVNVIQVRPL; this comes from the exons ATGACTTTGTCAGCCCTGGCCTATGAGCGCTACATCCGAGTGGTCCATGCCCAGGTGGTGGACTTTCCCTGGGCGTGGCGGGCCATTGCCCACATTTGGCTGTACTCCCTGGCCTGGACAGGCGCTCCTCTGCTGGGGTGGAACCACTACACGCTGGAGATCCACCAGCTGGGCTGCTCCCTGGACTGGGCATCTAAGGACCCCAATGATGCCTCCttcatcctcttcttcctcctggcCTGTTTCTTTGTGCCTGTGGGCATCATGATCTACTGCTACGGGAACATCCTCTACGCAGTGCAAATG CTGCGCTCCATACAGGACCTCCAGACGGTTCAGATCATCAAGATCTTGCGGTACGAGAAGAAGGTGGCCGCTATGTTTTTGCTGATGATCTCCTGCTTCCTGGTGTGCTGGACGCCCTACGCCATTGTGTCCATGTTTCAGGCCTTCGGCAGGAAGAACGTGGTCTCTCCCACAGTGGCCATCATCCCCTCCTTCTTTGCCAAGTCCAGCACCACCTACAACCCCCTTATCTATGTGTTCATGAGCAGAAAG TTCCGCCGCTGTTTGCTGCAGCTGATCTGCTCGCGTCACACCTGGCTGCAGCGCGGCCTCAAGGAGCGGCCCCTGGCTCCGGTCCAGCGGCCCATCCGACCCATCGTCATGTCCGGGTCGTGCAGCAGCAGGCACCGGCCCAAGAAGAGGGTGACTTTCAGCTCCTCCTCCATCGTCTTCATCATCACCAGCAATGACTTCCATCACCTGGATGTCACCTCCAAGGCGAGTGAATCCACAGAGGTTAATGTCATTCAAGTGAGGCCGTTGTGA